A region of Antedon mediterranea chromosome 8, ecAntMedi1.1, whole genome shotgun sequence DNA encodes the following proteins:
- the LOC140056735 gene encoding uncharacterized protein: MFVKILFVGLIVGVEFSSTSRIGKWMPLNSKRSLLRDLMHPHRKHVHRVLGRYTQTELVIGSTSGTIGQDEQECLRDHHVTIWNAESQAGTYYKRICQQNRSVPSALAPTDEGYDPVITSEGDPLFKSIKEGYSVTIECIVNSKSTFEWSRTKPSDKIQEIDSTTRNNQFEIKENGFKNISMLTIKQMTTDYSGTYVCEATQAEGQYVQRFQYEIQTIVAPKITDIRVNNISIGKGCLLEFKESVFLTLSCETNGSPLPDVLWRRTSNKDDKVKFMNASMLVFPNLTRKYDGVYTCKAWNEAGVVNRTVNISVLHKPEITSSSDQDRRVGVGEQLAIFCKHTGNPRPVNTTWYKDGVPIHSNSMWMTEDSLLVTISSKTDYGDYTCEITNSQGKTSRTYAISGRPKMPTILSGNTSRKANEYHLRWKSNGHYVAHKYFIVRVIQVKKNVGSRLTNNNNSFSDGIEVQRIRVPVISSKKHFALRLQALRRQTWYKIFVTPYIEDDIAGDVGSITIQTPLEDYVLQASVATPTQPKAYAQIQTLPGNGVGLTLISNFLIPVILLMTMSIGFL, from the exons TTCATCGAGTTCTTGGACGATATACACAGACGGAGCTTGTGATCGGATCCACCAGCGGTACAATAGGCCAAGATGAACAGGAATGTTTGCGAGATCATCACGTGACTATATGGAACGCCGAATCACAAGCTGGCACGTACTATAAACGGATCTGTCAACAGAATAGATCCGTGCCTAGTGCGCTTGCGCCGACAGATGAGGGATatg atccaGTTATAACATCGGAAGGGGATCCGCTGTTTAAGAGTATTAAAGAAGGGTACTCCGTAACAATCGAGTGTATTGTTAACTCGAAAAGCACATTTGAATGGTCTCGAACCAAACCTTCTGATAAAATTCAAG AAATCGATTCGACAACAAGAAACAATCAATTTGAAATTAAggaaaatggttttaaaaacatatcaATGCTTACGATTAAGCAGATGACAACAGACTATTCGGGGACATACGTGTGCGAAGCAACGCAAGCTGAAGGCCAATACGTACAGCGTTTTCAATATGAAATACAGACAATAG TTGCTCCAAAAATTACAGACATCAGAGTAAACAACATTTCGATTGGTAAAGGTTGTCTATTGGAGTTTAAAGAATCTGTTTTTCTTACTCTGAGCTGTGAGACTAATGGTTCTCCACTTCCAGACGTCTTGTGGAGGAGAACATCCAACAAGGATGATAAGGTGAAATTCATGAACGCATCGATGCTCGTATTTCCCAATTTGACACGAAAGTATGACGGAGTCTACACATGTAAAGCATGGAACGAGGCTGGTGTGGTTAACCGAACAGTGAATATATCAGTATTGC ATAAACCAGAGATTACGTCCAGCTCTGATCAAGACAGACGTGTTGGAGTGGGCGAGCAACTCGCTATCTTCTGCAAGCACACTGGAAACCCACGCCCTGTGAACACCACGTGGTACAAGGATGGTGTACCCATACATTCAAATTCAATGTGGATGACAGAGGATAG CTTACTGGTGACAATTTCGTCAAAAACAGACTATGGTGATTACACGTGTGAAATTACTAACTCGCAGGGTAAAACATCGAGAACATATGCTATTAGTG GTCGTCCAAAGATGCCTACTATTCTCAGTGGAAATACGAGCAGAAAAGCAAATGAATACCATTTAAGATGGAAATCTAATGGTCACTACGTTGCGCACAAGTATTTCATAGTTCGTGTTattcaagttaaaaaaaatgtaggctCACGTTTAACAAAT AACAATAATAGTTTTAGCGATGGTATTGAAGTTCAACGAATTCGAGTTCCAGTGATTTCGTCGAAAAAACACTTCGCATTACGTTTACAAGCGCTTCGTCGTCAGACTTGGTATAAGATATTCGTCACACCGTATATTGAAGATGACATTGCTGGCGACGTGGGAAGCATTACAATACAGACCCCTCTAg AGGATTACGTACTTCAAGCAAGCGTAGCAACACCGACGCAGCCGAAAG cttATGCACAAATTCAGACATTGCCTGGAAATGGAGTTGGCCTGACATTGATAAGTAACTTTTTGATCCCAGTTATACTCTTAATGACGATGTCGATTGGATTCTTGTAA